In Pirellulales bacterium, the following are encoded in one genomic region:
- a CDS encoding serine/threonine-protein kinase, giving the protein MSVSTGEQLYEHLQESRLFSAEQLADLHDELLAKPSRPAGGLADELVKRGLITLWQARQLLSGRHAFFVGKYKLLECLGTGGMGTVYKAYHAMTDRVVALKLVSKAILANPPAVARFRTEVRLICSLNHPNIITAYDADSVGDMHFLVMEFGQGRDLRAWLKEHGPLPVDWACDCIRQAALALDHAHQRGLVHRDIKPENILADGADLTTPPTVKLLDMGLARLMHEEPAEDAELTGEGRLMGTPDYVSPEQAMQAGDADIRSDIYSLGATFYKILTGEVPFEGGDVRQRLMARLVNDAPRASGRRDDLPEEVDEIVARMLAREPDDRFQTPAELAEALFPFSFEGQRTAAGAVNAAVAHESDHALGSFFDRMAEEEDDVPLQPVQAVQPVREAVSGPSPRRATSGRRQAPRRNWVVGVVVGCAISVPVVALMFWGMRSATLVLNWPLDQRRGSQLLVDGDVLAVPNQNPAAVSVPAGKRRVVIRRRGYDPIEWTLDLTRGQQIKKRVAFEKTDLSRPFRFGTGDK; this is encoded by the coding sequence GACGAGCTGGTCAAGCGCGGCCTGATCACGCTCTGGCAGGCCCGGCAGCTTCTCAGTGGCCGGCATGCCTTCTTCGTCGGCAAATACAAGCTGCTCGAATGTCTGGGGACCGGCGGCATGGGCACGGTTTACAAAGCCTATCACGCCATGACCGACCGCGTCGTGGCGTTGAAGCTGGTCAGCAAAGCCATTCTGGCCAATCCGCCGGCCGTGGCCCGATTTCGCACCGAGGTGCGGCTGATCTGCTCGCTCAACCACCCCAACATCATCACCGCCTACGACGCCGACAGCGTGGGTGATATGCACTTCCTCGTCATGGAGTTCGGCCAAGGCCGCGACCTGCGGGCCTGGCTGAAGGAGCACGGCCCGTTGCCGGTCGATTGGGCCTGCGATTGCATCCGACAGGCGGCCCTGGCCCTCGACCATGCTCATCAACGCGGCCTGGTGCATCGCGACATCAAGCCCGAAAACATTTTGGCCGACGGGGCCGATCTCACGACGCCGCCCACCGTCAAGCTGCTCGACATGGGTCTGGCCCGACTGATGCACGAAGAACCGGCCGAAGACGCCGAGTTGACGGGCGAAGGCAGGTTGATGGGCACGCCCGATTACGTCTCGCCCGAACAAGCGATGCAGGCCGGCGACGCCGACATTCGTTCCGACATTTACAGTCTGGGGGCGACCTTTTACAAGATCCTGACGGGTGAAGTCCCCTTCGAGGGCGGCGACGTGCGGCAACGTTTGATGGCGCGGTTGGTGAACGACGCGCCACGGGCATCGGGCCGCCGCGACGATTTGCCGGAGGAGGTCGACGAGATCGTGGCCCGCATGCTGGCACGCGAGCCGGACGACCGCTTTCAGACTCCGGCCGAGCTGGCCGAGGCGCTGTTTCCTTTCAGCTTCGAAGGCCAGCGGACCGCGGCGGGTGCGGTCAACGCGGCCGTCGCCCACGAGAGCGACCATGCGTTGGGCAGCTTCTTCGACCGCATGGCTGAGGAAGAGGACGACGTGCCCCTGCAGCCCGTGCAGGCGGTTCAACCCGTGCGGGAGGCCGTCAGCGGGCCGTCGCCGCGGCGCGCCACGAGTGGCCGGCGGCAAGCACCTCGGCGCAATTGGGTCGTGGGCGTCGTGGTGGGTTGCGCGATTTCGGTGCCCGTGGTGGCGCTGATGTTTTGGGGGATGCGTTCGGCGACGTTGGTCTTGAACTGGCCGCTCGACCAGCGGCGCGGCAGCCAGCTTCTGGTGGACGGCGATGTCTTAGCGGTCCCAAATCAGAATCCGGCGGCCGTTTCTGTGCCCGCCGGCAAGCGACGGGTGGTGATTCGCCGCCGCGGCTACGACCCGATTGAATGGACTCTCGACCTGACCCGCGGACAGCAGATCAAGAAGCGAGTCGCCTTTGAGAAGACCGACCTATCGCGCCCCTTCCGATTCGGAACCGGCGATAAATAA